Proteins encoded together in one Prunus dulcis chromosome 3, ALMONDv2, whole genome shotgun sequence window:
- the LOC117622937 gene encoding uncharacterized protein LOC117622937 isoform X1 produces the protein MAEEGDAFYVVRKGDIIGVYKNLRDCQNQAGSSVCNPSISVFKGHGLPREAEEYLVSHGLKNASYTICANDVKDDLFGIIAACPYQQPDSSIVESAVNDSAPNRFQEMAGSTSFPTSLTQRRHFKSDDHIETLSVSYSGPDSSTVESAVKDYSPPKRLQDMVGTTSFPTSQRKHFKYDNPIETLAVPSSGHSCILEFDGASKGNPGQSGAGAVLRAEDGSTVYRLREGVGIATNNVAEYRAVILGLKYALEKGYKHIRVKGDSKLVCMQIQGLWKTKNENMAVLCQVARELKEKFMSFDINHVLRDYNSDADVQANRAINLQDGQVEVDWNGK, from the exons gtATGCAATCCTTCTATAAGTGTGTTCAAAGGCCACGGTTTGCCTAGAGAGGCTGAGGAGTACCTTGTCTCGCATGGGCTTAAGAATGCTTCTTATACTATCTGTGCCAATGATGTGAAAGATGATCTTTTTGGAATAATTGCTGCTTGTCCTTACCAG CAGCCCGATTCTTCTATAGTAGAATCAGCTGTCAATGACTCAGCACCAAATAGATTTCAGGAGATGGCCGGGTCTACTTCATTCCCAACCTCACTGACTCAGAGAAGGCATTTCAAATCTGATGATCATATTGAAACTCTATCTGTTTCTTATAGTGGT CCAGATTCTTCTACAGTAGAATCAGCTGTCAAGGACTACTCGCCACCAAAGAGATTGCAGGATATGGTTGGGACTACTTCATTCCCAACCTCTCAGAGAAAGCATTTCAAATATGATAATCCTATTGAAACTCTAGCAGTTCCTTCTAGTGGT CATTCCTGTATACTTGAGTTCGATGGTGCTTCAAAAGGAAATCCTGGACAATCTGGTGCAGGAGCTGTGCTACGAGCTGAAGATGGAAGCACT GTCTACCGGTTACGTGAAGGGGTGGGCATTGCAACAAATAATGTTGCTGAATATCGAGCtgtaattttgggattgaaataTGCTCTTGAAAAAGGATATAAACACATTCGTGTTAAAGGAGACTCTAAACTTGTCTGCATGCAG ATTCAGGGTCTCTGGAAAACCAAAAATGAGAATATGGCTGTGCTGTGCCAAGTGGCCAGGGAGCTCAAGGAAAAGTTTATGTCATTTGATATCAATCATGTTCTTAGG GATTACAATTCTGACGCTGATGTTCAAGCAAACCGAGCAATAAATCTTCAAG ATGGACAAGTTGAAGTGGATTGGAACGGGAAGTAA
- the LOC117622937 gene encoding uncharacterized protein LOC117622937 isoform X2 produces the protein MAEEGDAFYVVRKGDIIGVYKNLRDCQNQAGSSVCNPSISVFKGHGLPREAEEYLVSHGLKNASYTICANDVKDDLFGIIAACPYQPDSSIVESAVNDSAPNRFQEMAGSTSFPTSLTQRRHFKSDDHIETLSVSYSGPDSSTVESAVKDYSPPKRLQDMVGTTSFPTSQRKHFKYDNPIETLAVPSSGHSCILEFDGASKGNPGQSGAGAVLRAEDGSTVYRLREGVGIATNNVAEYRAVILGLKYALEKGYKHIRVKGDSKLVCMQIQGLWKTKNENMAVLCQVARELKEKFMSFDINHVLRDYNSDADVQANRAINLQDGQVEVDWNGK, from the exons gtATGCAATCCTTCTATAAGTGTGTTCAAAGGCCACGGTTTGCCTAGAGAGGCTGAGGAGTACCTTGTCTCGCATGGGCTTAAGAATGCTTCTTATACTATCTGTGCCAATGATGTGAAAGATGATCTTTTTGGAATAATTGCTGCTTGTCCTTACCAG CCCGATTCTTCTATAGTAGAATCAGCTGTCAATGACTCAGCACCAAATAGATTTCAGGAGATGGCCGGGTCTACTTCATTCCCAACCTCACTGACTCAGAGAAGGCATTTCAAATCTGATGATCATATTGAAACTCTATCTGTTTCTTATAGTGGT CCAGATTCTTCTACAGTAGAATCAGCTGTCAAGGACTACTCGCCACCAAAGAGATTGCAGGATATGGTTGGGACTACTTCATTCCCAACCTCTCAGAGAAAGCATTTCAAATATGATAATCCTATTGAAACTCTAGCAGTTCCTTCTAGTGGT CATTCCTGTATACTTGAGTTCGATGGTGCTTCAAAAGGAAATCCTGGACAATCTGGTGCAGGAGCTGTGCTACGAGCTGAAGATGGAAGCACT GTCTACCGGTTACGTGAAGGGGTGGGCATTGCAACAAATAATGTTGCTGAATATCGAGCtgtaattttgggattgaaataTGCTCTTGAAAAAGGATATAAACACATTCGTGTTAAAGGAGACTCTAAACTTGTCTGCATGCAG ATTCAGGGTCTCTGGAAAACCAAAAATGAGAATATGGCTGTGCTGTGCCAAGTGGCCAGGGAGCTCAAGGAAAAGTTTATGTCATTTGATATCAATCATGTTCTTAGG GATTACAATTCTGACGCTGATGTTCAAGCAAACCGAGCAATAAATCTTCAAG ATGGACAAGTTGAAGTGGATTGGAACGGGAAGTAA